A region of Mammaliicoccus sp. Dog046 DNA encodes the following proteins:
- a CDS encoding DUF1672 family protein — translation MKKFLSSILCVSILLSGCALKRSQVPETVSVKDYDGRYIGEHKKENVTFLKKHKAEAEEMYKAYAKDVFGKDVKITRTYSTTESGPELQSVEGITVIGTVEYEVPFQFYLNFEDSDEGLVLTAKSESQGNEIRGGVSGMLYKRFKPELEAARDKFKKEVEKKDYYAMNKKLEKQQEYSVATDEYINLLAGSTIGIDKFKKDFKPIMDLQGEEFNRKMDEVIKKYPSIKDQMKTDFIAYYDKKNRDEVGKYAWDLQAPTNENIKKIPGKTFMKFYKDSVSPMKIDGYGRLQSVSEKINIGGGMWDERKNE, via the coding sequence ATGAAAAAATTTTTAAGCAGTATATTATGTGTATCAATATTATTAAGCGGTTGTGCACTTAAAAGAAGCCAAGTACCAGAAACAGTAAGTGTGAAAGATTACGACGGTAGATATATTGGAGAACATAAAAAAGAAAATGTAACGTTCTTGAAAAAACATAAAGCAGAAGCGGAGGAAATGTATAAAGCATATGCAAAAGATGTATTTGGAAAAGATGTAAAGATTACAAGAACTTATTCTACTACGGAATCTGGTCCAGAACTACAATCAGTGGAAGGCATTACTGTAATTGGAACAGTTGAATATGAAGTGCCTTTTCAATTTTATTTAAATTTCGAAGATAGCGATGAAGGACTGGTATTAACCGCAAAATCTGAAAGTCAAGGTAATGAGATTCGTGGTGGTGTATCTGGTATGTTGTACAAACGTTTTAAACCGGAATTAGAAGCAGCAAGAGACAAATTCAAAAAAGAAGTAGAAAAAAAGGATTACTACGCAATGAATAAAAAGTTAGAAAAACAACAAGAATATAGCGTTGCTACGGATGAATATATCAATTTACTTGCAGGATCAACGATAGGTATAGATAAATTTAAGAAAGATTTTAAACCTATCATGGATTTACAAGGGGAAGAATTCAATCGAAAAATGGATGAAGTGATTAAGAAATATCCTTCTATTAAGGATCAAATGAAGACAGATTTTATAGCATATTATGATAAGAAAAATAGAGATGAAGTAGGTAAATATGCATGGGATTTACAAGCACCAACAAATGAAAATATAAAAAAAATTCCAGGAAAAACATTTATGAAATTCTATAAAGATAGTGTCTCTCCTATGAAAATAGATGGATATGGTAGATTACAATCTGTAAGTGAAAAAATTAATATTGGAGGGGGCATGTGGGATGAACGTAAAAACGAGTAA
- the hemY gene encoding protoporphyrinogen oxidase, translated as MAKRIAIIGAGITGLSTAHYLRKESPDLEIDVFEQSDRVGGKIKTYRENGYTIELGPESYLGRKTIMTELAEEVGIADDLVTNQTGQSYIYSHNKLYPIPGGSIMGIPTEIKPFLKTQLISPVAKLRAGLDYFLPVKPMHTDISIGHFFRQRLGNEVLENLIEPLMAGIYGADIDKLSLKTTFPHFKEQEEQEGGLIKGMIAQKAKTNANKKVTVKPKGQFKQFKHGLESFINTLHDHLVQKNVNVQLESRVEKVVERKDKTVLTVNGEEHEYDGVIITIPHQHFVKWFEDDLKLDYFNYMPSTSVATVVMAFNEDQVVNDRNGTGFVIARTSDTAITACTWTNKKWPHTTPEGKVLLRAYVGKPGSNIIHHKDEEQLKQVALDDLNKIMTINGEPEFSIVTKLPYSMPQYEVGHIDRIRDIQSHIEENYHNLIITGASFDAVGLPDCVQMAKDASDKMLTYLK; from the coding sequence ATGGCTAAACGTATAGCAATAATAGGGGCGGGGATAACTGGGTTATCCACTGCCCATTATTTGAGAAAAGAATCACCAGACTTAGAAATTGATGTATTCGAACAATCAGATAGAGTCGGTGGGAAGATTAAAACATACCGCGAGAATGGCTATACAATCGAACTTGGACCTGAATCATATTTAGGTCGCAAGACAATCATGACTGAATTAGCTGAAGAGGTTGGCATTGCTGACGATTTAGTAACGAATCAAACAGGTCAATCATACATTTACAGTCATAATAAGTTGTATCCTATACCAGGTGGATCAATTATGGGTATACCAACAGAAATTAAACCATTTCTTAAGACTCAATTGATATCACCAGTAGCTAAATTAAGAGCAGGTTTAGATTACTTCTTACCCGTGAAACCAATGCATACTGATATTTCAATAGGGCATTTCTTTAGACAACGATTAGGAAATGAAGTGCTAGAGAATTTGATTGAGCCATTAATGGCAGGCATTTACGGTGCAGATATTGATAAATTAAGTTTAAAAACAACTTTCCCTCATTTTAAAGAGCAAGAAGAGCAAGAAGGCGGACTTATTAAAGGCATGATTGCTCAAAAAGCTAAAACAAATGCGAATAAGAAAGTAACAGTTAAACCAAAAGGTCAATTCAAGCAGTTTAAGCATGGACTTGAATCGTTTATCAATACATTGCATGATCATTTAGTACAAAAAAATGTGAACGTTCAATTAGAATCACGTGTTGAGAAAGTCGTTGAACGTAAAGATAAAACTGTATTAACTGTTAACGGAGAAGAACATGAATATGATGGTGTAATCATTACGATACCACATCAACATTTTGTGAAATGGTTTGAAGACGATTTGAAACTAGATTACTTCAACTATATGCCTTCTACAAGTGTTGCGACAGTCGTTATGGCATTTAATGAAGATCAAGTAGTCAATGACAGGAACGGTACAGGTTTTGTTATTGCTAGAACAAGTGATACAGCTATTACAGCTTGTACTTGGACGAATAAAAAATGGCCACATACAACACCTGAAGGAAAAGTATTATTGCGTGCTTATGTAGGTAAACCAGGATCAAACATCATTCATCATAAAGATGAAGAACAATTGAAACAAGTTGCTTTAGATGATTTGAATAAAATTATGACGATAAATGGAGAACCAGAATTCTCAATCGTAACGAAATTACCTTATAGCATGCCACAATATGAAGTAGGGCATATCGATCGAATTAGAGATATTCAATCTCATATCGAAGAGAATTATCATAACTTAATTATTACAGGCGCTTCATTTGATGCAGTTGGATTACCAGACTGTGTACAAATGGCAAAAGACGCAAGTGATAAAATGTTAACTTATTTAAAATAA
- a CDS encoding GNAT family N-acetyltransferase — translation MIRACILSDINELTQIAYQTFDETFREQNKKENIDQYLANTFTEDRVLKELENPNSFFYFIYHNESLAGYLKLNIKGAQTERFGDNKLEIERIYILNQFQKLGLGKELYDKSLEKAQELLCEDIWLGVWEKNHNAIEFYKKLGFKKIDEHAFYMGDEKQIDYIMIKQM, via the coding sequence ATGATTAGAGCATGTATATTAAGTGATATAAATGAATTGACTCAAATTGCTTATCAAACCTTTGATGAGACGTTTAGAGAACAAAATAAAAAAGAGAATATAGACCAATATTTAGCCAATACTTTTACTGAAGATCGTGTTTTAAAAGAATTAGAAAATCCTAATTCGTTCTTTTATTTCATATATCATAATGAATCTTTAGCAGGATACTTAAAGCTAAATATTAAAGGTGCTCAGACTGAGCGCTTTGGCGACAACAAATTAGAAATCGAACGAATTTACATTTTAAATCAATTTCAAAAGCTTGGATTAGGTAAAGAGTTATATGATAAATCATTGGAAAAAGCGCAAGAACTATTGTGTGAGGATATATGGTTAGGTGTTTGGGAGAAAAATCATAATGCTATCGAATTTTATAAAAAATTAGGATTTAAAAAAATTGATGAGCATGCATTTTATATGGGTGATGAGAAGCAAATTGATTATATTATGATAAAACAAATGTAA
- a CDS encoding MarR family transcriptional regulator has translation MEDILRNIGIISRALDSISNIEFKEINLSKGQFVYLVRICENPGIIQEQLVEMLKIDRATASRAIKNLEKNGFILKKSDDINKKNKLLFPTDKGEEIYPFIIRENAHSNAVALSGFNDKEVDQLANYLERVKDNIADDWQYVKKGNQREY, from the coding sequence ATGGAAGATATACTGAGAAATATAGGGATTATTTCAAGAGCTTTGGATTCAATTAGTAATATAGAGTTTAAAGAAATTAATTTAAGCAAAGGGCAGTTTGTATATTTAGTTAGGATCTGTGAAAATCCAGGTATTATCCAAGAACAACTCGTTGAAATGTTAAAAATAGATAGAGCAACCGCATCAAGAGCGATTAAAAATTTAGAGAAAAATGGATTTATACTTAAAAAATCTGATGATATAAACAAGAAAAATAAATTACTCTTTCCTACAGATAAGGGTGAGGAAATATATCCTTTTATCATTAGAGAAAATGCACATTCTAATGCTGTAGCATTAAGTGGGTTTAACGATAAAGAAGTTGACCAGTTAGCAAATTATTTAGAAAGAGTGAAAGATAATATTGCTGATGATTGGCAATATGTTAAAAAAGGGAATCAACGAGAATATTAA
- a CDS encoding DegV family protein, with amino-acid sequence MKLAWLIDTTTYIDQNVDDKDLFVVSLSTIIDDIPYKDSEFESSKSFFDKLKENGNGAKTAQPTPQDFMEVYQQIEEEGYTHVIAIHPSSSLSGTYSSSYTTAQSYSMNTYVIDSGTGSYPQRALVEYGRSLFDEGKTFDEITKRLEEVKLTSELYLMPRNLQQLKNSGRVSNSKYLLSSLLHIKLLLKLENGTIDLTLKSRGMKKIEAYLIKHIQELVNSGVKHIGVLHADNETEAHVWQERILAISKNINVYVEPLVPVASVHTGQGTIGIGWINTTK; translated from the coding sequence ATGAAGTTAGCATGGTTAATAGATACAACAACGTATATTGATCAAAATGTTGATGATAAGGATTTATTTGTTGTATCTTTATCGACAATCATTGATGATATTCCTTATAAAGATTCTGAATTTGAAAGTTCGAAGTCTTTTTTTGATAAGTTAAAGGAAAATGGCAACGGGGCAAAGACTGCACAACCTACACCACAGGATTTTATGGAGGTTTATCAGCAAATTGAAGAAGAAGGATATACACATGTCATAGCGATTCATCCTTCAAGTAGTTTATCGGGAACATATTCGTCTTCATATACGACTGCACAGTCTTACTCAATGAATACGTATGTGATTGATAGTGGTACGGGAAGCTATCCACAAAGAGCACTAGTAGAATACGGTAGATCGTTATTCGATGAAGGGAAAACTTTCGATGAAATAACGAAACGATTAGAAGAAGTAAAATTGACGAGCGAATTGTATTTAATGCCAAGAAACTTACAGCAGTTAAAGAATAGTGGAAGAGTTTCTAATAGTAAATATTTATTAAGTAGTTTACTACATATTAAACTACTATTGAAATTAGAGAACGGCACAATTGATTTAACACTTAAGTCTAGAGGCATGAAGAAAATAGAAGCTTATTTAATTAAACATATACAAGAATTAGTAAACAGTGGTGTTAAACATATAGGCGTATTACATGCTGATAATGAAACAGAGGCACATGTATGGCAAGAACGTATATTAGCAATAAGTAAAAACATAAACGTATACGTTGAACCATTAGTACCAGTAGCTTCCGTGCATACAGGACAAGGTACAATTGGTATCGGATGGATTAACACAACAAAATAA
- a CDS encoding GNAT family N-acetyltransferase, which translates to MKENNKIKMVRVKKEEFDSFKNRAKISFIKGLEGAFPEHSQPEKIAPIPSEEDYDESFKSKDSETYYLWLNEENIGGVILNINKETHRNEVDVLYIDSKAVGKGIGTKVWDTIEKHYPETKVWELHTPYFEKRNIHFYINKCKFSITGFYKEVFKIDGQDKEIEFFKFEKFM; encoded by the coding sequence ATGAAAGAAAACAACAAAATAAAAATGGTACGTGTAAAAAAAGAAGAGTTTGATTCATTTAAAAATAGGGCGAAAATTTCATTTATAAAAGGGTTAGAAGGCGCATTTCCAGAACATAGTCAACCTGAGAAAATAGCACCAATACCATCAGAAGAAGACTATGATGAGTCGTTTAAAAGTAAAGATTCGGAAACATATTATTTATGGTTAAATGAAGAAAATATTGGTGGCGTAATATTAAATATTAACAAAGAGACACACCGTAATGAGGTGGATGTATTATACATAGATTCAAAAGCAGTAGGTAAAGGGATAGGTACAAAGGTGTGGGATACAATTGAAAAGCACTATCCGGAAACTAAAGTGTGGGAATTACATACACCTTATTTTGAGAAGCGAAATATACATTTTTACATCAATAAATGTAAATTTAGTATAACGGGATTTTATAAAGAGGTATTCAAGATTGATGGTCAAGATAAAGAAATAGAATTCTTTAAATTCGAAAAATTTATGTGA